The Plasmodium malariae genome assembly, chromosome: 3 genome window below encodes:
- the SIAP1 gene encoding sporozoite invasion-associated protein 1, putative, producing the protein MIEFPRVMFFLLSLVLLNVSKEYNIRNIGGNNLKNLRYPDNAGDITIAHPDSLTPNEEDQLGKNVIHRHANFIQASASSRNMLHDKERHASKNLVSHEITGVVKGIIEGQPISIALGAQYSNNFESLEVLTLTASSPTFRFKVPAGKYYLRTFGAAYMTPSAIKVNVPCEKCKFVNTLYTDSIDMSPYENDPNLFIYEWELQSSAPIALEHINTIHNDDAEWTHEHDLSNELKLDGSGAAATLKEFYGIELMGLWGSEYADRLLNVIAKFPKCIQLVTYDKEERSRQRKHQKWILVQEDLGAFDMDVEIFGEGDNENYSKIVRVSKEAFEYSKKIVKNPGSNGKYYSRRLEKVLIRALLSSDYELFSTYFEQKHGVTLLDPERNYSLVERVTGYSYNDYQPWRQNIEELVELATSWDEYPQGFQKVSGLKYLGRRKNGLKHPVYPTAPAVAFPAGAQRDSLLEFMESAFVNYRDISHLVLHEIGHFIYVNLLSSELKNIWISTGQWYEEPLSPSKWATKNELGFVSAYAHDKTPGEDFAESIAAFVLNPRLLNSRSSIKYNWIKSNVFSGSFYVTNGKHKFEVLNLGNEIFYFPGRVKKIHAEVLGSPSEDKKVKINITLLSSKGKKGCAKNAYARFFSEQQTFKDVYFYTEDHSECSHNLYTEFTMNPSESRGKWVVESLTFKGENNIDRYTGLGSFMLYLYINNQDEDIEKPIPLLESVSIYPYNGVGTEDSLLRLQILVLEDKNLKIFGGTYASFASRENSSYSYSNHTYQSYDQELDVSKLNRDYFVNDISTSGFRQVSMDSCSAYTDMNVPNLKCFQVMNPVHIPKYCVGGRYYFRQFAVEDDAGNQNILNVSSNKYYADLVPSSERDRQEPVVRNVQVSSKPANNQHDGETIVNVDFSVYDDLSGVYYIYIYLRDPHGGRHASHIDRTILPKGKEYKSIKHQILLPKGSMPGTWLLEEIKAIDMCKNESRNVYTYSVFVENN; encoded by the coding sequence atgatagaATTTCCCAGGGTGATGTTCTTCCTCCTTTCGCTCGTTCTTCTAAACGTTTcgaaagaatataatataaggAATATTGGAGGTAATAATCTCAAAAATTTAAGATATCCAGATAATGCAGGGGATATAACTATAGCACATCCAGATTCTCTAACCCCCAATGAAGAAGATCAGCTAGGTAAAAATGTTATTCATAGACATGCCAACTTCATTCAAGCATCTGCTTCCTCAAGAAATATGTTACATGATAAAGAAAGACATGCGTCTAAGAATCTTGTATCACATGAAATCACAGGAGTTGTTAAAGGAATAATAGAAGGACAACCCATATCAATAGCTTTAGGAGCACAGTACTCGAATAATTTTGAATCTTTAGAAGTATTAACATTAACTGCTTCTAGTCCTACTTTCAGATTTAAAGTACCTGCaggtaaatattatttacgtACTTTTGGAGCTGCATATATGACGCCTAGTGCTATAAAAGTAAATGTGCCTtgtgaaaaatgtaaatttgtAAATACTCTATATACTGATTCTATCGATATGAGTCCTTATGAAAATGACcctaatttgtttatatatgaatgggAATTACAATCATCAGCTCCTATTGCGTtagaacatataaatacgATACATAATGATGATGCTGAATGGACACATGAACATGATTTATCAAATGAGTTAAAATTAGACGGATCAGGTGCTGCAGCAactttaaaagaattttatggAATTGAATTAATGGGTTTATGGGGATCTGAATATGCAGATAGGTTACTAAATGTAATTGCTAAATTTCCAAAGTGTATACAATTAGTTACTTATGATAAGGAAGAAAGATCTCGACAAAGAAAACATCAAAAATGGATATTAGTTCAAGAGGATTTAGGAGCATTTGATATGGATGTCGAAATATTTGGTGAAGGggataatgaaaattactCTAAAATAGTACGTGTTTCTAAGGAAGCATTTGAATATtcgaaaaaaatagtaaaaaatccAGGTAGTAATGGGAAATATTATTCAAGAAGATTAGAAAAGGTGTTAATTCGTGCTCTTTTATCATCTgattatgaattattttcAACTTATTTTGAACAGAAACATGGGGTTACTTTATTAGACCCAGAGAGAAATTATTCCTTAGTAGAACGTGTAACAGGATATTCATATAATGATTATCAACCTTGGCGTCAAAATATTGAAGAGCTTGTTGAATTAGCTACATCATGGGATGAATATCCACAAGGATTTCAAAAAGTGTCTggattaaaatatttaggaAGGAGAAAGAATGGGTTGAAACACCCTGTTTATCCAACTGCTCCAGCTGTGGCTTTTCCTGCTGGTGCTCAAAGAGATTCCCTTCTTGAATTTATGGAATCTGCATTTGTAAATTATAGAGATATATCTCATTTAGTGCTTCACGAAATTGggcattttatatatgtaaatctTTTATCTAgcgaattaaaaaatatttggatATCAACGGGTCAATGGTATGAAGAACCTTTATCCCCTAGTAAATGGGCTACTAAAAATGAGCTAGGCTTCGTTTCTGCATATGCACATGATAAAACACCAGGCGAAGATTTCGCAGAATCAATTGCTGCCTTTGTGTTGAACCCTAGATTGTTAAATTCTAGAAGtagtattaaatataattggATAAAATCAAATGTATTTAGTGGTAGTTTTTATGTTACTAATGGTAAACATAAATTTGAAGTTCTAAACCTAggaaatgaaatattttattttcctgggagagtaaaaaaaatacatgcaGAAGTGTTGGGTAGTCCAAGTGAAGATAAGAAAGTTAAGataaatattactttattatcctctaagggaaaaaaaggatGTGCTAAGAATGCATATGCAAGatttttttctgaacaaCAAACTTTTAAagatgtatatttttatacagaAGATCATTCGGAATGTAGTCATAACTTATATACTGAGTTTACTATGAATCCAAGTGAGAGTAGAGGTAAATGGGTAGTTGAATCATTAACCTTTAAAGGGGAGAATAATATAGATCGTTACACAGGGCTAGGatcttttatgttatatttgtatatcaATAATCAAGATGAGGATATTGAAAAACCAATACCATTACTTGAGTCAGTTTCTATATATCCATATAATGGAGTAGGTACAGAAGATTCATTATTAAGATTACAAATTCTAGTACTAGaggataaaaatttaaaaatatttggtGGTACTTATGCAAGTTTTGCCTCTAGAGAAAATTCTAGCTACTCGTATAGTAACCATACTTACCAATCTTATGATCAAGAATTAGATGTATCAAAATTAAATAGAgattattttgtaaatgaTATCTCTACTAGCGGTTTTAGACAAGTTAGCATGGATTCATGTAGTGCATATACAGATATGAATGTACCTAATTTGAAATGTTTTCAAGTAATGAATCCTGTACATATTCCAAAATATTGTGTAGGGGGAAGATATTACTTCAGACAATTTGCTGTAGAAGATGACGCAGGTAATCAAAATATCCTTAACGTTTCATCTAACAAGTATTATGCTGATTTAGTACCTTCATCTGAGAGAGATAGACAAGAACCAGTTGTACGTAATGTCCAAGTGTCAAGTAAACCAGCTAATAATCAACATGATGGAGAAACAATTGTTAATGTAGATTTTTCTGTATATGATGACTTATCTggagtatattatatttatatatatctaagaGATCCTCATGGTGGTAGGCATGCAAGCCACATAGACAGGACGATATTACCAAAAGGTAAGGAATATAAATCCATTAAGCATCAGATATTGTTACCAAAGGGATCAATGCCAGGAACATGGCTGTTAGAAGAAATTAAGGCCATTGATATGTGCAAGAACGAGTCCAGGAATGTGTACACCTACAGCGTCTTTGTCGAAAATAATTAG
- the PLP1 gene encoding perforin-like protein 1 — MKKHVSLLFIILYICHRGYVKSTRITRSKYHNYKGNEKIAFNENGKLRNIEKHASILCNAVSCNNTNDISFVNQKKNMGKEDEDLVDLYEDDEVSTSAGDSSSDEAYLSDSEEEENDDNQDENENGYLSNMNNQDLNNEDKGIKKHFKIEKNEEHINENKKKAEENFKRYKFNDENKSETERKLKRKDNIFHKYTDNDNNNDDEDDNKEDNKNEGNILNNKGIVKDKMNVFPGLYFVGIGYDLLFGNPLGEPDSLTDPGYRAQIYLLNWELSNRGVANDLNTLQPLNGWIRKENACSRAEMIKECSSISDYTSNLSSEASASGGYMTFASFSASVGYKKFLSEVSKRTSKTYYVKSNCIKYTIGLPPYVPWEKTEAYINAVEGLPLDFNGLEKDTECGSDVYEQNKTLDVCKNIFPWIQFFKTYGTHLIYEAQLGGKITKIINVSNSSVKKMKKDGVSVKAEIQAQFGFGSAGGSTNVSSDSSSSNNDESYEMSEQMVVIGGNPIKDVTKEENLFEWSKTVSENPMPISIKLFPLSFTFDSDELKRDYEKALLYYSRLYGFSPHDTMQKDEKDITKILITSSTVTKSGPPPISAECPHDMIVLFGYILKQNFWNNTGKLRGYDIELCESGLSSCTSKQGNSNKYDISYLYMECGSQVLPFSDQVVSVSDSTFNTVKCPNDYTIIFGFGFAASSGRNDSAQKTYVTPCRPGMKSCSLNMSKENDKSYMYLVCLDGTIWSGINTLTLVAKDDFHSAVNKSKKFNDGHLDLECPSEGKILTGFYGESHTSSPYVSAPFGKCSKSLKSCSVHGSGQGIGFQNYRTLFVILLCMDNEQLITNNEQ, encoded by the exons atgaaaaaacacGTCTCATTgttgtttattatattatacatatgtcaCCGAGGTTACGTTAAAAGTACTCGCATTACAAGGAGTAAATATCACAATTATAAGGGGAATGAAAAAATTgcatttaatgaaaatggGAAATTAAGGAATATAGAAAAACATGCAAGTATTTTATGTAATGCAGTATCATgtaataatacaaatgatatttcatttgttaatcaaaaaaaaaatatgggaAAAGAAGATGAAGATTTAGTTGACTTATATGAAGATGATGAAGTGTCTACGTCTGCAG GGGATTCCTCATCGGATGAAGCATATTTAAGTGATAGTGAAGAGGAAGAGAATGATGATAACCaagatgaaaatgaaaatggcTATTTAAGTAACATGAATAATCAGGATTTAAATAAtg AGgataaaggaataaaaaaacattttaaaattgaaaaaaatgaagaacatataaatgaaaataaaaaaaaagctgaggaaaattttaaaagatataaatttaatgatGAAAACAAAAGTGAAActgaaagaaaattaaaaagaaaagataatatattcCACAAGTATACAGATAATGACAACAATAACGATGATGAAGATGATAATAaagaagataataaaaatgaaggtaatatattaaacaataAAGGTATAGTGAAAGATAAGATGAATGTGTTTCCAGGACTATATTTTGTAGGTATAGGTTATGATTTGCTTTTTGGAAATCCATTAGGTGAGCCAGACTCCTTAACGGACCCTGGGTATAGGGcgcaaatatatttattaaactgGGAACTGAGTAATAGAGGAGTAGCAAATGATTTAAACACCCTACAGCCATTAAATGGATGgataagaaaagaaaatgcaTGCAGTAGAGCGGAAATG ATTAAGGAATGCTCCAGTATTTCAGACTACACCAGTAATTTATCATCAGAAGCAAGTGCATCCGGGGGATATATGACTTTTGCGTCTTTTTCAGCATCAGTTGGTTATAAGAAGTTTCTTAGCGAAGTTTCAAAGAGAACAAGTAAAACCTATTACGTAAAATCAAATTGTATCAAGTATACCATTGGGCTACCCCCTTATGTTCCTTG GGAGAAAACTGAAGCATATATCAATGCAGTGGAAGGTCTTCCACTGGATTTCAATGGACTAGAAAAAGACACTGAATGCGGATCGGATGTATAcgaacaaaacaaaacattaGATgtgtgtaaaaatatatttccatGGATACAATTCTTTAAAACATATGGCACACACCTAATTTATGAAGCTCAATTAG ggGGTaagataacaaaaataataaacgtATCCAATTCATCTgtgaagaaaatgaaaaaagacgGAGTAAGCGTAAAAGCTGAAATTCAAGCTCAGTTTGGATTTGGAAGCGCAGGGGGTTCAACAAATGTTAGTTCTGACAGCTCTTCAAGTAATAATGATGAATCTTATGAAATGAGTGAACAAATGGTTGTTATAGGAGGAAATCCAATTAAAGATGTAacgaaagaagaaaatttatttgagTGGTCAAAAACTGTTTCTGAAAATCCTATGCCTATAAGTATAAAACTTTTTCCATTATCCTTTACATTTGATTCGGATGAGTTGAAAAGGGACTACGAAAAAGCGTTACTATACTATTCAAGGTTGTATGGATTCTCGCCACATGATACAATGCAAAAGGATGAAAAAGACATAACAAAAATA TTAATAACTTCCTCAACAGTTACGAAGAGTGGTCCACCCCCTATCAGTGCAGAATGCCCACATGATATGATTGTTTTATTTgggtatattttaaaacagaATTTCTGGAATAATACTGGAAAGCTGAGAGGGTATGATATTGAATTATGTGAATCCGGTTTAAGTAGTTGTACATCAAAACAAGGGAACTCAAACAAATATGATAtatcttatttatatatggaaTGTGGCTCTCAAGTTTTACCCTTTTCTGATCAAGTAGTGAGTGTAAGTGATTCAACTTTTAATACTGTAAAATGCCCTAATGACTACACGATCATATTTGGATTTGGATTTGCTGCTTCTTCGGGCAGAAATGATTCCGCTCAGAAGACTTACGTTACTCCATGTAGACCAG GAATGAAGAGCTGCTCTCTAAATATGAGCAAGGAAAATGATAAGAGCTACATGTACCTAGTTTGCTTAGATGGGACAATATGGTCTGGCATAAATACATTAACCCTTGTTGCAAAGGACGATTTTCATAGTGCAGTAAACAAATCAAAGAAATTTAATGATGGACATTTAGACCTCGAATGCCCTTCAGAAGGTAAAATATTAACTGGCTTTTATGGTGAAAGTCATACATCTAGTCCTTATGTATCAGCACCCTTTGGAAAATGCTCTAAGAGCTTGAAATCCTGTTCTGTGCATGGGTCTGGTCAAGGCATAGGATTTCAGAACTATAGAACGTTGTTTGTTATATTGCTCTGTATGGATAACGAACAATTAATAACGAATAATGAGCAATGA